In Buchananella sp. 14KM1171, the genomic stretch GGAGAGCCTGATCGCCAGCTGCACCCTGGTGGGTGACAACGGCTCCACCGTCTTCGCCACCCGCATCTCCGGCATGGGCGACCTGCCCATCTACACCGTTCCGGCCGACGGCAACTACCTGGTCGACTGCCCCTACCCGCAGGTCAGCATCATGAAGGCCATCAACCTCGACGCGCTGGGCGAGTTCGTCGCCCCGGTGATCATCGGCATGGTCGTCGGCTTCGTGGCCTTCGTCTGCCTGATCATCTCGATCGTGTGGCTGGTCAAGCGCAACAAGGCGATCAAGCTGGCCAAGCAGGGCGCCTACCCGCAGATGTATTCCTGACGTTTGCGCACGAGTTGTGGGGGCGGGGTTCTACAGAACCCCGCCCCCACAGTCGTTCTCGCGCCGCCCCGCCTGCCGGCGAACACCACGCGCCCGGTGCCCGGCGCCACGCTCGGGGTGCCACGCTCCGGGGTGCCAGGCGCCCGGTGCCCGACGCCCGGCGCCAGCTCAGCGGCTCAGTCGCGTGCTCATCCGGCCAGGCGCGAGCGGAAGAACTCCTGCTCCATCGCCTGGACCCGAGCGGCCTGCGCGTTCGTGGAGGCCCCGCCGTGACCGCCCTCGATGTTCTCGTGGTAGGTCACGTCCTTGCCGGCCCCCAGCATCCGGTAGGCCAGGGTGCGGGCGTGGGCCGGGTGCACCCGGTCGTCCTTCGTGGAGGTGGTGAAGAAGATCGGCGGGTAGTCGGCCTGCGGGTCGAACAGGTGGTAGGCGCTGAAGGTGCGCATGAACTCCCACTGGGCCGGGTCGTCCGGGTCGCCGTACTCCGCCACCCAGGAGGCGCCCGCCAGCAGCGTGTGGAAGCGGCGCATGTCCAGCAGCGGCACCTTGCACACGATCGCCCCGAAGTGGTCCGGGTACTGGGTGAGCATGTTGCCCATCAGCAGGCCACCGTTGCTGCCACCCCAGCAGCCCAGGCGGGAAGCGCTGGTGTAGCCGCGCTCCACCAGGTCCGCCGCCACTGCCGCGAAGTCCTCGTAAGCCTTGTGGCGCTTCTCCTTCAGGGCCGCGGCGTGCCAGCGCGGCCCGTACTCGCCGCCGCCACGAATGTTAGCCACCGCGTAGACGCCGCCCTCCGCCACCCACGTGGCGCCCATGACGGCCGCGTAGCCCGGCAGGTAAGAGACCTCGAAACCGCCGTAGCCGGCCAGGATCGCCGGGGCGCTGGAGTCGGCCACGAAACCGGGCGGGGTCACCACCGTGTACGGGATGCGGGTGCCGTCCAGCGAGGTCGCAAAGTGCTGCTCGGCCTTGTAGCCGGCGGCGTCGAAGTACGCCGGGGCGCTGGCCAGCGCCTCGTATCCCCTCACCTCGCCGCGCTCGCTCAGCCGCAGCACGCCCAGCGTGGTCGGGGTCAGGTAGCCGGTGGCGGTCAGCCACACGTCGTTGCTCTCCAGCGCGTTGACCGGCGCCACGCCCAGCGTGAGCCGCTCGCCCTGCGCAACCGGCACCTGCAGCGCGTGGCCGCGCCACACCAGCTTGGACGACGCCTCACCCGCCGTCCCCTTCGCCTCGCCGCCACTCGCGGCGGCCGACGAATCGGCGGCGCCGGCGGCAACGTCGGCCACCCGGTAGTGCACCTCCAGGCGGGAGGCCACGTCCTCCAGCACGGTCAGCAAGAGCAGGTCGTCGGTACAGGTGTACTGCTCCAGGGCGGCGTTCTGCGTCGGGGTGAAGATCACCGTGCCCTCGCGCGAACCGGCCAGGAAGGCGGGCAGGTCGAAGGCAACCAGCGAGCCGGAGGCCACGTCCAGGTCCCCCACCTGCCAGTCCTCGCGCGTGCGCACGAACAGCACGTCCTTCCACACGCCCAGCTCGTGCACGCGCGGCACGTCGATCCAGGAAATCGGGGCCTCAAGCGGGTCAGGGTAGGCGGCAAAACCGCCCTCCACGATGCCCAGGGAGTGGGAGTAGAAGTTGTGGCTCACCGCGATCTCGTCGCGCACGTAGCCCGGGCGGCGGGAGTGAGACACCCACACGCCCATGTCGCTCTCATCGGCGCGGTAGACCTCCACGGCCTCGCCCATGTCCGTGCCGCGCCGCCACACCGCCACAGTGGTCGGGTAGCCGGAGGTGCTCATGGTGCCCTCGCCCCGGTCGGTGACCAGCAGCGTCGTGTCACCCGCCTCGTCAGCCCAATCCAGGGCGCCCTTCGCCTCGGGCCGGTAGAAGCCGCCCTCCACGAACGAGAGCGTGGTCAGGTCGAACTCGCGGGTCACGTCCGCGTCGCTACCACCCGGGGAGAGGGTGATCAGGGCGCGCTCGCAGGCCGGGCGCAGCACCTGGGCGCCGTGCCACACCCACTTCACGCCCTCGGCCTCAGCCAGCGCGTCCAGGTCCAGCAGCACCTCCCACTCCGGCTCGCCGCTGCGGTAAGACTCCCACGTGGTGCGCCGCCACAGGCCGCGCTCGTGCTGGGCGTCCTTCCAGAAGTTGTAGAGCAGGCCCTCGCGCTCCGCCACCATCGCGATCTTGCGGGTGTCGTCCAGGATCTCGCGGATCTTGGCCTCCGTGGCCTGACAGTGCGGCAGGGCCGCCAGCGCCGCCTCCGAGTGCTCGTTGCGCTGACGCACCCACGCCAGCGCCTCGGGGCCCTCCACCTCATCCAGCCAGGCGATGTCCGCCTCCGGGGCGCTGGACGGCAGCGGGTGGGTGGTGTTCGCGGCGTGCGGGGAATCGGTCACGGTGGGTCCTTCCACATGGTGGGCGTTTGCGGCCGCCTCGAGCCTACCGCCTCCGCGCGGCCCGCCACTCCACGAAAAACCGAGCCCACCCAAACCGCGGCCGCCCGCTCGAGCCGGCTCGAGCGGGCGGCAGTCCGGTGCCGGACCACACCGGGTCGGCTAGTAGGGACGCTGCGGGCGCCACAGCACCAGCGCGGAGCGCGAGGGCGAGCTTGGCGCCGCCTGTGCCCGCCACGGCCGCTGCCGGGCAGCGCTCACCTCTCCCCCAGCGGAGGCCGTGAACACGGCGTGCGACTCACCCGTGCGCTGCCGCAGCCTGACCACCTCCGTGGACAACGCCGCCGCCTGGGAACGCAGCACCGCGTTCTCCGCCTCCGCGCGCTCCAGGGCGCGCTCCAGCTCCAGCACTCGCGCAATGCCCGCCAAGCTGATGCCCTCCGCGCGCATCTCCTGGATCCGCCGCAGGTCCCTCACGTCACTGCTCGAATAGCGCCGCCCCCGCCCGGAAGTGCGGCGCGGGCTAACCAAACCGAGCCGGTCGTATTGGCGCAGGGTCTGCGGGTGCATGCCAGCCAACTCGGCCGCCACAGAAATGACGAACAGTGCGGCGTTAGACGCCGGCTCTGCCTGAGAAAACTGCTCCACCTCTCCACCCCCTACTGTTCGGGGCGGGGGCGGCTAACCGCCCCCGCCCGCGACCTAGCTTTCCGACGCCTTGGGCATCCCCGCACGCACCTGCTGCGCCAACCCCTCGCGGGGGTTGGCCTGTTCCAGCGCCGCCGCCAGATCCCGGGCGTGCTCCGTTGCCTCCCGGTTCATGTCTGCCGGGTAGACAACCGTCACGTCCAGGAAGAGATCGCGCTCGGTGCCCGCCGTGGAGGCGCCACCGCGCACCCGCAGCGTCTGCGGCCCCTTGCCTGCCGGGATCTTCACCCTCGTGGACGTGCCATCCAGCTTCGGCACCTCCACCACGGCCCCCAGCAGCGCCTCGCCCACCGTGATCGGCAGGTCCATGTGCACCCTGCCGTCCACCAGGCGCAGCACCGGGTGCTTCTCCACCGTTACCTTCACGTACAGGTCGCCGGGCTGGCCCCCGCCGGGGGCCAGCTGACCCTTGCCCGGCACCTTCAGCTTCTTTCCGCTGACCACCCCGGCCGGCACGCGCACCGACACGGCGCGGTCCCCCACCTTCAGGTGCACCGTGTCTCCGTTGAGCGCCTGGAAGAAGCCTATGGTGGCGTGGGCGTTAACGTCCGCGCCCCGGCGCGGGGCGTGCGCAGACGCCCCGGCCCCAAAGCCCCCGGGCCCGGCGAATCCGCCCGCCCCACCGGGGCCACCAAAGCCCGCGAAGCCGCCGGCGCCGGCCGCGCCCGCGCCGGCCCCGAACAGGCCGCCCAATATGTCCTCGAAGCCAGCCCCGCCGTTGCCGCCGGTGCTGAAACGCACCCGAGCCCCACCCGGGCCGCCAAACATGCCGCCCAGGATGTCCTCGAAGCCCGCGCCGCCCGGCCCGCCGGCACGGAAGCGGGCCCCACCGCCGTACATCGAACGCAGGGCGTCGTACTGCTTGCGGTCCTCCGCGTTGGACAGGACGGAGTAGGCCTCAGAGATCGCCTTGAAGCGCTCCTCCGCCTCCGGGGTCTTGTTGTGGTCCGGGTGGTACTTGCGCGCCAGCTTGAAGTAGGCGCTCTTAATCTCCTTGTCAGAGGCGTCCTTAGAAACCCCCAACACGCTGTAGAAATCCTTCTCTAGCCAATCCTGACTAGCCATGCTCTCCTCCTCCCTCTAGCGAGGCCACTGGTTCAGTCGTCTATGTTTCGCCGGCGCGCACCGCCCCGTCCTGGGCGGCCCGCCAGCTCGGGCGCCCCATTCCGGGCGGCTCGCCAGCTCGGATGCCCCATTCAGGGCAGCTCCCGCAGCGCCGATCACTCGGGCTGGTGCACCGCCACGCGCGCCGCGCGCAGCACCTTCTGCCCGGCCCGGTAACCCGGCTGAATCACCTGGTGCACCGTCTCCACGCTCACCTCCGGGTGAGGCTGAGCAAACAGCGCCTCGTGCTGAGTCGGGTCGAACT encodes the following:
- a CDS encoding prolyl oligopeptidase family serine peptidase, with amino-acid sequence MTDSPHAANTTHPLPSSAPEADIAWLDEVEGPEALAWVRQRNEHSEAALAALPHCQATEAKIREILDDTRKIAMVAEREGLLYNFWKDAQHERGLWRRTTWESYRSGEPEWEVLLDLDALAEAEGVKWVWHGAQVLRPACERALITLSPGGSDADVTREFDLTTLSFVEGGFYRPEAKGALDWADEAGDTTLLVTDRGEGTMSTSGYPTTVAVWRRGTDMGEAVEVYRADESDMGVWVSHSRRPGYVRDEIAVSHNFYSHSLGIVEGGFAAYPDPLEAPISWIDVPRVHELGVWKDVLFVRTREDWQVGDLDVASGSLVAFDLPAFLAGSREGTVIFTPTQNAALEQYTCTDDLLLLTVLEDVASRLEVHYRVADVAAGAADSSAAASGGEAKGTAGEASSKLVWRGHALQVPVAQGERLTLGVAPVNALESNDVWLTATGYLTPTTLGVLRLSERGEVRGYEALASAPAYFDAAGYKAEQHFATSLDGTRIPYTVVTPPGFVADSSAPAILAGYGGFEVSYLPGYAAVMGATWVAEGGVYAVANIRGGGEYGPRWHAAALKEKRHKAYEDFAAVAADLVERGYTSASRLGCWGGSNGGLLMGNMLTQYPDHFGAIVCKVPLLDMRRFHTLLAGASWVAEYGDPDDPAQWEFMRTFSAYHLFDPQADYPPIFFTTSTKDDRVHPAHARTLAYRMLGAGKDVTYHENIEGGHGGASTNAQAARVQAMEQEFFRSRLAG
- a CDS encoding DnaJ domain-containing protein, with the translated sequence MASQDWLEKDFYSVLGVSKDASDKEIKSAYFKLARKYHPDHNKTPEAEERFKAISEAYSVLSNAEDRKQYDALRSMYGGGARFRAGGPGGAGFEDILGGMFGGPGGARVRFSTGGNGGAGFEDILGGLFGAGAGAAGAGGFAGFGGPGGAGGFAGPGGFGAGASAHAPRRGADVNAHATIGFFQALNGDTVHLKVGDRAVSVRVPAGVVSGKKLKVPGKGQLAPGGGQPGDLYVKVTVEKHPVLRLVDGRVHMDLPITVGEALLGAVVEVPKLDGTSTRVKIPAGKGPQTLRVRGGASTAGTERDLFLDVTVVYPADMNREATEHARDLAAALEQANPREGLAQQVRAGMPKASES
- a CDS encoding heat shock protein transcriptional repressor HspR; its protein translation is MEQFSQAEPASNAALFVISVAAELAGMHPQTLRQYDRLGLVSPRRTSGRGRRYSSSDVRDLRRIQEMRAEGISLAGIARVLELERALERAEAENAVLRSQAAALSTEVVRLRQRTGESHAVFTASAGGEVSAARQRPWRAQAAPSSPSRSALVLWRPQRPY